One Spiribacter halobius DNA segment encodes these proteins:
- a CDS encoding SCO family protein: protein MRRLGLIGSVLLAGMLLAACGGGQYATKGIEGLLPDLRFELTGESGEPLTAADLRGAPVVLFFGFTHCPDICPTAMARISAALRAVDDPAAEEVQILFVSVDPGRDDPETLRRYTNAFGENIIGATAPVPRLREVTKRYRATFGYGEADAGGDYAVSHSSAMYLFDAEGRARALFRPDDGVTAMAADLARVLDG from the coding sequence ATGAGGCGGCTCGGCCTCATCGGGAGCGTGCTGCTGGCCGGGATGCTCCTCGCGGCCTGCGGCGGAGGCCAGTACGCCACCAAGGGCATCGAGGGCCTGCTGCCCGACCTGCGCTTCGAGCTCACCGGCGAGTCCGGCGAGCCGCTCACCGCGGCGGATCTCCGCGGCGCGCCGGTGGTGCTGTTCTTCGGCTTCACCCACTGCCCGGACATCTGCCCCACGGCCATGGCACGCATTTCGGCGGCGCTGCGGGCGGTGGACGACCCGGCGGCGGAAGAGGTGCAGATCCTGTTCGTCTCGGTGGACCCGGGGCGTGACGACCCGGAGACCCTTCGCCGCTACACCAACGCCTTCGGCGAGAACATCATCGGTGCCACCGCGCCGGTGCCGCGTCTGCGCGAGGTCACCAAGCGCTACCGGGCGACCTTCGGCTACGGGGAGGCGGACGCCGGCGGCGACTATGCCGTCTCCCACTCCAGCGCCATGTACCTCTTCGACGCCGAGGGCCGCGCCCGCGCGCTGTTCCGTCCCGACGACGGCGTCACCGCCATGGCCGCCGACCTGGCGCGGGTGCTCGACGGCTGA
- a CDS encoding NirA family protein, giving the protein MSSKDVTAEFTDVQKRFLEGFLSGIDTLRAGQGLSGIFTPDEADSIGADGHPDALHLAAQAATEKEGRKLVKEELAKREEPALDIWRKIQANAASRTFPQGTDVFRYKFHGLFYTAPNQDAYMCRLRMPNGILTAVQGRGIADLADAFAGGYAHVTTRANLQIREIGAGDAPKVLMGLQDLGIINRGAGADNVRNITGDPLAGADPQALIDTRELCREMHYHILCHRELFGLPRKFNIAFNGGGRVRGVADTNDIDFTAVRRGDGTVWFRVGIGGVPGHDAFAGDTGWLVTPEQCVPLADAILRVYAQTGCRSDRKKARLKYVLESLGMEAFLEQVRAHLDFQPAGDDGACEEAPPPDPMAHVGVHETAEPGVHYIGVPLPFGYLSSEQLRGLAAVAEEHGDALLRLTVWQNLLVAGIPEAGLEDATAAIEALGLRCSASYVRAGTIACTGNFGCKLANADTKTHAGLLVEHLEQHLELDQPLSIHVTGCPNSCAQHKIGDIGLLGTGVETEDEEMVEGYDVFVGGGFGGQRGLGERLFAKVMAPDVPATVERVLRAYQAHRDSPEETFQAFVGRQGVDGVKRLLAAA; this is encoded by the coding sequence ATGAGCAGCAAAGACGTCACCGCCGAGTTCACCGATGTCCAGAAGCGCTTTCTGGAAGGCTTTCTCAGCGGTATCGACACCCTGCGCGCGGGGCAGGGCCTGAGCGGGATCTTCACCCCGGACGAGGCAGACAGCATCGGTGCCGACGGCCACCCCGACGCGCTGCATCTGGCAGCGCAGGCGGCCACGGAGAAGGAAGGCCGCAAGCTCGTCAAGGAGGAGCTCGCCAAGCGCGAGGAGCCGGCGCTGGATATCTGGAGGAAGATCCAGGCCAACGCGGCGAGCCGGACCTTCCCCCAGGGCACGGACGTCTTCCGCTACAAGTTCCACGGGCTGTTCTACACCGCACCGAACCAGGACGCCTACATGTGCCGCCTGCGCATGCCGAACGGCATCCTTACGGCGGTGCAGGGCCGGGGCATCGCGGACCTTGCCGACGCCTTCGCCGGCGGCTACGCCCACGTCACCACCCGCGCCAATCTGCAGATCCGCGAGATCGGCGCCGGCGATGCGCCCAAGGTGCTCATGGGGCTGCAGGACCTCGGCATCATCAACCGCGGCGCCGGCGCCGACAACGTGCGCAACATCACCGGCGATCCCCTGGCCGGCGCCGACCCGCAGGCGCTCATCGACACCCGCGAGCTCTGCCGGGAGATGCACTACCACATCCTCTGCCACCGCGAGCTCTTCGGCCTGCCGCGCAAGTTCAATATCGCCTTCAACGGCGGCGGCCGCGTGCGCGGCGTCGCCGATACCAACGACATCGACTTCACCGCCGTGCGCCGCGGCGACGGCACGGTCTGGTTCCGGGTCGGCATCGGCGGGGTGCCGGGGCATGACGCCTTTGCCGGCGACACCGGCTGGCTGGTCACCCCCGAGCAGTGCGTGCCGCTGGCGGACGCCATCCTGCGGGTCTACGCGCAGACCGGCTGCCGCAGCGACCGCAAGAAGGCGCGGCTGAAGTACGTGCTCGAGTCCCTGGGCATGGAGGCCTTCCTGGAGCAGGTCCGGGCCCATCTCGACTTCCAGCCCGCCGGCGACGACGGCGCCTGCGAGGAGGCTCCGCCGCCGGATCCGATGGCCCACGTCGGCGTGCACGAGACCGCCGAGCCCGGCGTCCATTACATCGGCGTGCCGCTGCCCTTCGGCTACCTCAGCAGCGAGCAGCTGCGCGGTCTCGCCGCCGTCGCCGAGGAGCACGGCGACGCCCTGCTGCGCCTGACCGTGTGGCAGAACCTGCTGGTCGCCGGCATCCCCGAGGCCGGCCTAGAGGACGCCACGGCCGCCATCGAGGCCCTGGGCCTGCGCTGCAGCGCGAGCTACGTGCGGGCGGGCACCATTGCCTGCACCGGCAACTTCGGCTGTAAGCTCGCCAACGCCGACACCAAGACCCATGCCGGCCTGCTGGTGGAGCATCTCGAGCAGCATCTCGAACTCGATCAGCCCCTCAGCATCCACGTCACCGGCTGCCCCAACTCCTGCGCCCAGCACAAGATCGGCGATATCGGCCTGCTCGGCACCGGCGTCGAGACCGAGGACGAGGAGATGGTGGAGGGCTACGACGTCTTCGTCGGCGGCGGCTTCGGCGGCCAGCGCGGGCTCGGGGAGCGCCTCTTCGCCAAGGTGATGGCGCCGGACGTCCCGGCGACGGTGGAGCGGGTGCTGCGCGCCTACCAGGCCCACCGCGATTCCCCCGAGGAGACCTTTCAGGCGTTCGTCGGCCGGCAGGGCGTGGACGGCGTCAAGCGCCTTCTCGCGGCCGCCTGA
- a CDS encoding (Fe-S)-binding protein, with amino-acid sequence MRTPQLPENAPFDEEQRAWLNGYIAALLTGVEDGAPAAEAPAQNGEAAAEPADEPWHDPTLTLEQRMALAEGRPLADRLMAATANEDCGACGYDCRRYAEALADGTETDTTLCAPGGNDTRRQLKALLKGEA; translated from the coding sequence ATGCGTACCCCCCAGCTGCCCGAGAACGCGCCCTTCGACGAGGAGCAGCGTGCCTGGCTGAACGGCTACATCGCCGCCCTGCTCACGGGCGTCGAGGACGGGGCGCCCGCGGCGGAGGCGCCGGCGCAGAACGGCGAAGCGGCCGCAGAGCCGGCGGACGAGCCCTGGCATGACCCCACACTGACCCTCGAGCAGCGCATGGCGCTGGCCGAGGGCCGGCCGCTGGCGGACCGGCTGATGGCGGCCACCGCCAACGAGGACTGCGGCGCCTGTGGCTACGACTGCCGCCGCTATGCCGAGGCCCTCGCCGACGGCACCGAAACGGACACCACCCTCTGCGCCCCCGGCGGCAACGACACCCGCAGGCAGCTCAAGGCCCTGCTCAAGGGCGAGGCCTGA
- a CDS encoding sulfite reductase subunit alpha, whose amino-acid sequence MNASVIPRSAPFSEQQRQWLAAIVSERFLNPGGAGEATTGDDGLLDDLDSAPWHDMDLPLEERMALVPEGGPFLYRIMAAMAQQDCGQCGYDCKGYAQALVEGREPEMGLCVPGGPTTRKQVKALFEAHGPVAAAAEAAPLGPVGQDPRNPWHAPVNSVYALHGEGAPKDTRHVVIDLAGSGLTYRPGDSLGVYPQNDPALVASVIGELGAAAETEVTVKAGIALRLDEALRDWLDITAPSDEVLELLAAVAGDAGEARALAALAEEGLDDSPLDVFDVLRRHPSARPDVQAFVDRLGRLRPRLYSIASSQSMHPEEVHLTVGVVRYEAEARQRKGVASNFLAERAAGREVPIYLQPAKDFAVPEDDRTPIIMVGPGTGIAPFRGFLEERHARGASGGAWLFFGNPHRESDFLYQEELEGYLEAGTLTRLATAFSRDGERKVYVQDRMREHGAELWSWLQAGACFYVCGDAEHMAPAVDTALRDVIREHGGADEESARDYLRKLARQGRYQRDVY is encoded by the coding sequence ATGAACGCGAGCGTGATCCCGCGCAGCGCCCCCTTTTCCGAGCAGCAGCGCCAGTGGCTGGCGGCCATCGTCAGCGAGCGCTTCCTGAACCCCGGCGGGGCCGGGGAGGCCACCACCGGCGACGACGGCCTGCTCGATGATCTGGACAGCGCCCCCTGGCACGACATGGATCTGCCGCTGGAGGAGCGCATGGCGCTGGTGCCCGAGGGCGGGCCGTTCCTGTATCGGATCATGGCCGCCATGGCCCAGCAGGACTGCGGCCAGTGCGGCTACGACTGCAAGGGCTACGCCCAGGCCCTGGTGGAGGGCCGCGAGCCGGAGATGGGGCTCTGCGTCCCCGGCGGACCCACCACCCGCAAGCAGGTCAAGGCCCTGTTCGAGGCCCATGGCCCCGTGGCGGCGGCCGCCGAGGCGGCGCCGCTCGGGCCGGTCGGCCAGGACCCGCGCAACCCCTGGCATGCGCCGGTCAACTCGGTGTACGCCCTGCACGGCGAGGGCGCGCCCAAGGACACGCGGCATGTGGTGATCGACCTGGCGGGCAGCGGCCTGACCTACCGCCCGGGCGACTCACTCGGCGTCTATCCGCAGAACGATCCGGCGCTGGTGGCGAGCGTCATCGGCGAGCTGGGGGCCGCCGCGGAGACCGAGGTCACCGTGAAGGCCGGCATTGCCCTCAGGCTGGACGAGGCGCTGCGGGACTGGCTGGACATCACCGCACCCAGCGACGAGGTGCTCGAGCTGCTGGCGGCCGTGGCGGGTGATGCCGGGGAGGCGCGGGCGCTCGCCGCCCTGGCCGAGGAAGGGCTGGACGACAGCCCCCTGGACGTCTTCGATGTCCTGCGGCGTCATCCCTCGGCACGGCCGGACGTGCAGGCCTTCGTCGACCGCCTCGGGCGCCTGCGGCCGCGGCTCTACTCCATCGCCTCGTCCCAGAGCATGCATCCGGAGGAGGTGCACCTCACCGTCGGCGTGGTCCGTTACGAGGCGGAGGCGCGCCAGCGCAAGGGCGTGGCCTCGAATTTCCTCGCCGAGCGCGCCGCCGGCCGCGAGGTCCCGATCTACCTGCAGCCGGCGAAGGACTTCGCTGTGCCGGAGGACGACCGCACGCCCATCATCATGGTGGGGCCGGGCACGGGCATCGCCCCCTTCCGGGGTTTCCTGGAGGAGCGCCATGCCCGCGGCGCCAGTGGCGGCGCGTGGCTGTTCTTCGGCAACCCGCACCGGGAGTCCGACTTCCTCTATCAGGAGGAGCTGGAGGGCTATCTCGAGGCGGGCACCCTGACCCGGCTCGCCACCGCCTTTTCCCGTGACGGCGAGCGCAAGGTGTACGTGCAGGACCGCATGCGCGAGCACGGTGCCGAGCTCTGGTCCTGGCTGCAGGCCGGGGCCTGCTTCTACGTCTGCGGCGACGCCGAGCACATGGCCCCGGCGGTGGATACGGCCCTGCGCGACGTGATCCGGGAGCACGGCGGCGCCGACGAGGAGAGCGCCCGGGACTACCTGCGCAAGCTCGCCCGTCAGGGCCGCTACCAGCGCGACGTCTACTGA
- the cynS gene encoding cyanase — MTKDEMRAAILEAKAEKQMTWEQIAREVGCSPVFVTSACLGENSMTDEQAGKLTGTLGLGKEVAQALMRCPVRARQGEALMTDPVIYRAFKEVGMVYGETFKELVHEKFGDGIMSAIDFTMDVEKVEDPKGDRVKIVMNGKFLPYKRW; from the coding sequence ATGACGAAGGACGAGATGCGTGCAGCGATTCTCGAGGCCAAGGCGGAGAAGCAGATGACCTGGGAGCAGATCGCCCGGGAGGTCGGCTGCTCTCCCGTGTTCGTGACGTCCGCCTGCCTCGGCGAGAACAGCATGACCGACGAGCAGGCCGGAAAGCTGACCGGCACGCTCGGGCTCGGCAAGGAGGTCGCGCAGGCGCTGATGCGCTGCCCGGTGCGGGCGCGCCAGGGCGAGGCGCTGATGACCGATCCCGTGATCTACCGGGCCTTCAAGGAGGTGGGCATGGTCTACGGCGAGACCTTCAAGGAGCTCGTCCACGAGAAGTTCGGCGACGGGATCATGAGCGCCATCGACTTCACCATGGACGTGGAGAAGGTGGAGGACCCCAAGGGGGACCGCGTGAAGATCGTCATGAACGGGAAGTTCCTGCCCTACAAGCGCTGGTAG
- a CDS encoding formate/nitrite transporter family protein has translation MSYLQPTEFVTKLVDQGEAKVYMSERDTVLRAFMAGATLALAVIFAVTIAVNTGNFLIGALLFPVGFSMLYLMGYDLLTGVFTLVPLAWLDRRPGVTFGRMLKCWALVGLGNLMGALFIAVFGWLNFTQGWSQEVNEVGQAIMATGESRTVGYREAGLGGWIILFLRGMFCNWMVSMGVVGAAISTTVPGKILGMWMPIIVFFYLGFEHSVVNMFLFPIGLMMGAPFTLYDYIFWNEIPTVLGNLVGGLTLVGLALYTTHVRTGAKKQFAV, from the coding sequence ATGTCCTACCTACAACCCACGGAATTCGTCACCAAGCTCGTCGATCAGGGCGAGGCCAAGGTCTACATGAGCGAGCGGGATACCGTGCTGCGGGCCTTCATGGCCGGCGCCACCCTCGCCCTCGCCGTGATCTTCGCCGTCACCATCGCCGTGAACACCGGCAACTTCCTGATCGGCGCACTGCTCTTCCCGGTCGGCTTTTCCATGCTCTATCTCATGGGCTACGACCTGCTGACCGGCGTGTTCACCCTGGTGCCGCTGGCGTGGCTCGACCGGCGTCCGGGCGTCACCTTCGGGCGCATGCTCAAGTGCTGGGCGCTGGTGGGCCTCGGCAACCTGATGGGAGCCCTGTTCATCGCCGTCTTCGGCTGGCTCAACTTCACCCAGGGCTGGTCCCAGGAGGTGAACGAGGTCGGCCAGGCGATCATGGCCACCGGCGAGAGCCGCACCGTCGGCTACCGCGAGGCCGGCCTCGGCGGCTGGATCATCCTCTTCCTGCGCGGCATGTTCTGTAACTGGATGGTGTCCATGGGCGTGGTCGGCGCCGCCATCTCCACCACCGTGCCCGGCAAGATACTCGGCATGTGGATGCCGATCATCGTGTTCTTCTACCTCGGCTTCGAGCACTCGGTGGTGAACATGTTCCTGTTCCCGATCGGACTCATGATGGGGGCGCCGTTCACCCTCTACGATTACATCTTCTGGAACGAGATCCCGACGGTGCTCGGCAACCTGGTGGGCGGCCTCACCCTGGTGGGTCTCGCGCTCTACACCACCCACGTGCGCACCGGCGCGAAGAAGCAGTTCGCCGTCTGA
- a CDS encoding bifunctional protein-serine/threonine kinase/phosphatase: MTGKLSVSIGQHSEAGAKPRNQDACGARVPAGAELASKGVAVALADGISTSEVAHIASETAVTGFLADYYCTSNAWSVKRSGQRVIDAINAWLHGHTDRSWARYDKDRGYVCTFTALVIKGRTGHLFHVGDSRAWRVQGGSLEQLTDDHRHHAGGRSFLGRALGTAHSVEIDYRAFPLAPGDTFVLTTDGVHEHLPPQAIAAAIREGSDDLEAAARALVAAAHGRGSEDNLTAAILRVDRLPEPALSEFQQRVTELPFPPALGPRSLIDGYEIVRELHVSSRSHVFLALDSESGTPVALKVPATELRDDPAALERFLAEEWIARRVDSAHLLKPRPRERAQNYLYVVTEYVDGQTLTQWIRDHPRADFARVRDLVTQIGKGLRALHRQDMIHQDLRPYNVMIDATGTAKLIDFGAVRVAGLGEGVDEAVGPVLGTEQYAAPEYFLGAGGSERSDVFSLAVITYQMLTGQLPYGPKVAQVRSRSGLNRLKYTSVLTYNRACPPWIDGALRKALHPRPERRYAEVSEFLHDLHHPRPEFVHATRPPLIERNPEAFWKGVSLLIGLIALAELLWLVR; the protein is encoded by the coding sequence TTGACCGGCAAGCTCAGCGTATCCATCGGCCAGCACTCCGAGGCCGGCGCCAAGCCCCGCAATCAGGATGCCTGCGGCGCGCGCGTCCCCGCCGGCGCGGAGCTCGCCTCCAAGGGGGTTGCCGTCGCCCTGGCGGACGGCATCAGCACCAGCGAGGTGGCCCATATCGCCAGCGAGACGGCGGTCACGGGCTTCCTTGCCGACTACTACTGCACCTCCAACGCCTGGTCCGTGAAGCGCTCCGGCCAGCGCGTCATCGACGCGATCAATGCCTGGTTGCATGGCCACACGGACCGCAGCTGGGCGCGCTACGACAAGGACCGCGGCTACGTCTGCACCTTCACCGCGCTCGTCATCAAGGGTCGCACCGGGCATCTGTTCCATGTCGGCGATTCCCGGGCCTGGCGCGTTCAGGGCGGTTCGCTCGAACAGCTCACGGACGATCACCGCCATCACGCCGGCGGGCGCAGCTTCCTGGGGCGTGCGCTCGGCACGGCGCATTCCGTGGAGATCGACTACCGGGCGTTCCCGCTCGCGCCGGGTGACACCTTCGTGCTGACCACCGACGGCGTCCACGAGCATCTGCCGCCGCAGGCCATCGCCGCCGCCATCCGTGAGGGTTCCGATGATCTGGAGGCAGCGGCCAGGGCGCTGGTCGCTGCCGCCCACGGGCGCGGCAGCGAGGACAATCTCACCGCCGCCATCCTGCGCGTGGACCGGCTCCCCGAGCCGGCGCTGAGCGAGTTTCAGCAGCGGGTCACCGAGCTGCCGTTTCCGCCGGCGCTTGGCCCGCGCAGCCTCATTGACGGCTACGAGATCGTGCGCGAGCTGCACGTCAGCAGCCGCAGCCACGTGTTCCTCGCCCTGGACAGCGAGTCGGGCACGCCGGTGGCGCTCAAGGTCCCGGCCACGGAACTGCGCGACGATCCGGCGGCGCTCGAGCGCTTCCTGGCCGAGGAGTGGATCGCCCGCCGGGTGGACAGCGCCCACCTCCTCAAGCCGCGGCCGAGGGAGCGCGCCCAGAACTACCTGTACGTGGTCACCGAATACGTGGACGGGCAGACCCTGACCCAGTGGATACGGGACCACCCCCGCGCCGACTTCGCGCGGGTGCGGGATCTGGTCACGCAAATCGGCAAGGGTCTGCGCGCCCTCCACCGGCAGGACATGATCCACCAGGACCTGCGTCCGTATAACGTCATGATCGACGCCACCGGAACGGCCAAACTGATCGATTTCGGCGCCGTGCGCGTGGCCGGCCTCGGCGAGGGTGTGGATGAAGCGGTGGGTCCCGTCCTCGGCACGGAGCAGTACGCCGCGCCGGAATACTTCCTCGGGGCGGGCGGATCGGAGCGCTCGGACGTCTTCTCGCTGGCGGTGATCACCTACCAGATGCTGACCGGGCAGCTGCCCTACGGCCCGAAGGTGGCCCAGGTGCGCAGCCGGAGCGGGCTCAATCGCCTGAAGTACACGTCAGTGCTCACCTACAACCGCGCCTGCCCGCCCTGGATCGACGGCGCCCTGCGCAAGGCGCTGCATCCTCGTCCCGAGCGGCGCTACGCCGAGGTCTCGGAGTTCCTCCACGACCTCCACCACCCGCGCCCGGAATTCGTCCACGCCACCCGCCCGCCGCTCATCGAGCGCAATCCCGAGGCCTTCTGGAAGGGCGTTTCCCTGCTGATCGGCTTGATCGCGCTGGCCGAGCTGCTCTGGCTCGTTCGCTGA
- the ilvD gene encoding dihydroxy-acid dehydratase — translation MMADNRRSRITTEGLARTPNRAMMRAVGFRDEDFQKPIVGVGNAHSTITPCNLGIGAQAERAAEALKGAGAMPVTFGTITISDGISMGTEGMKYSLVSREVIADSIETVCNGQSLDGVLATGGCDKNMPGAMIGIARLNIPAIFVYGGTIKPGRYKGQDLTIVSAFEAVGQAAAGNLSEEDLKGVEMNACPGAGSCGGMYTANTMSSAFEAMGMSLMGSSTVSAEDDDAREVAARAAEVLVDAIHHQRLPRQIMTREAFENGFAVIMALGGSTNAVLHLLAIANACEVDFSIDDVEAIRRKVPVLCDLKPSGRYVTSEFHEVGGTPQVMKMLLARGLLHGECLTITGRTVAEQLADVPSDPPTGQDIIHRFEDPLYEHGHLAILRGNLAEEGAVAKVTGIKKRQITGPARVFDSEEEAMDAILSDRIRHGDVIIIRYEGPRGGPGMREMLAPTSAIIGRGLGDTVGLITDGRFSGGTYGMVVGHVAPEAAAGGTIALVEEGDSVTIDADRNLLQLDVDEAEIARRREAWQPRPPNYRRGVLGKYAKLVSSAAYGAVTDKDLFD, via the coding sequence ATCATGGCCGACAACCGCCGCAGCCGTATCACCACCGAGGGCCTCGCCCGCACGCCGAACCGCGCGATGATGCGCGCCGTGGGCTTCCGCGACGAGGACTTCCAGAAGCCCATCGTCGGCGTCGGCAACGCGCATAGCACCATCACGCCCTGCAACCTCGGCATCGGCGCCCAGGCCGAGCGTGCCGCCGAGGCCCTCAAGGGCGCCGGCGCCATGCCGGTGACCTTCGGCACCATCACCATCTCCGATGGCATCTCCATGGGCACGGAGGGGATGAAGTACTCGCTGGTCTCCCGCGAGGTGATCGCGGACTCCATCGAGACCGTCTGCAACGGCCAGAGCCTGGATGGAGTGCTCGCCACCGGCGGCTGCGACAAGAACATGCCCGGTGCGATGATCGGCATCGCCCGGCTGAACATCCCGGCGATCTTCGTCTACGGCGGCACCATCAAGCCCGGGCGCTACAAGGGCCAGGACCTCACCATCGTCAGCGCCTTCGAGGCCGTGGGCCAGGCCGCCGCCGGCAACCTCTCCGAGGAGGACCTCAAGGGCGTGGAGATGAACGCCTGCCCCGGCGCCGGCTCCTGCGGCGGCATGTACACCGCCAACACCATGTCCAGCGCCTTCGAGGCCATGGGCATGAGCCTGATGGGGTCTTCCACGGTGTCCGCCGAGGACGACGACGCTCGGGAGGTGGCCGCCCGGGCCGCCGAGGTGCTGGTGGACGCCATCCACCACCAGCGTCTGCCGCGCCAGATCATGACCCGCGAGGCCTTCGAGAACGGCTTCGCCGTGATCATGGCGCTCGGCGGCTCCACCAACGCGGTGCTGCATCTGCTCGCCATCGCCAACGCCTGCGAGGTGGACTTCTCCATCGACGACGTCGAGGCGATCCGCCGGAAGGTGCCGGTGCTCTGTGACCTGAAGCCCTCGGGGCGCTACGTCACCAGCGAGTTCCACGAGGTGGGCGGCACGCCCCAGGTCATGAAGATGCTGCTCGCCCGCGGCCTGCTGCACGGCGAGTGCCTTACCATCACCGGGCGCACCGTGGCCGAGCAGCTCGCGGACGTGCCGTCGGACCCGCCGACGGGCCAGGACATCATCCACCGCTTCGAGGACCCGCTCTACGAGCACGGCCATCTCGCCATCCTGCGCGGCAATCTTGCCGAGGAGGGCGCGGTGGCCAAGGTCACGGGCATCAAGAAGCGCCAGATCACCGGCCCGGCGCGGGTGTTCGACTCCGAGGAGGAGGCCATGGACGCCATCCTCTCGGACCGCATCCGCCACGGCGACGTCATCATCATCCGCTACGAGGGCCCGCGCGGCGGCCCGGGCATGCGCGAGATGCTCGCCCCCACCTCGGCCATCATCGGCCGTGGCCTCGGGGACACCGTGGGGCTGATCACCGACGGCCGCTTCTCCGGCGGCACCTACGGCATGGTGGTGGGTCACGTCGCCCCGGAGGCGGCGGCGGGCGGCACCATCGCCCTGGTGGAGGAAGGTGATTCCGTCACCATCGACGCCGACCGCAACCTGCTGCAGCTGGACGTCGACGAGGCCGAGATCGCCCGTCGCCGCGAGGCCTGGCAGCCCCGGCCGCCGAATTACCGCCGCGGCGTCCTCGGCAAGTACGCCAAGCTCGTGAGCTCCGCCGCCTACGGCGCGGTCACCGACAAGGACCTGTTCGACTGA
- the zapE gene encoding cell division protein ZapE encodes MTTPQERYRADLEESGFVADAAQREAVAALQDLYERLCAAPEQPAGGLLGWWRRRRGGGPAAETGLYLWGGVGRGKTYLMDTFYECLPFRAKRRLHFHRFMRAAHQRLPQLREREDPLRLLAREWAAEVRVLCFDEFFVSDIADAMILSGLLHGLFEEGVTLVATSNVPPEDLYRDGLQRARFLPAIELLKAHTRVLNVDGGTDYRLRFLSQAEIYHTPADAPAEAALAEDFEQICPDREHERGPLWIEGRRIPVRALGDGVVWFDFSAVCEGPRSQTDYIEIARQFHTVLISGVPVFDRRREDAARRFISLVDEFYDRGVKLLLSADAPVEQLYQGRRLGFEFERTASRLIEMRAHDYLAAPHRP; translated from the coding sequence ATGACCACGCCCCAGGAGCGTTACCGGGCCGATCTCGAGGAATCCGGATTCGTCGCCGATGCCGCCCAGCGCGAGGCCGTAGCGGCGCTGCAGGATCTCTACGAACGCCTGTGCGCGGCACCCGAGCAGCCCGCCGGCGGGCTGCTCGGGTGGTGGCGCAGGCGGCGCGGCGGCGGGCCGGCGGCGGAGACCGGGCTCTACCTCTGGGGCGGAGTCGGCCGCGGCAAGACCTACCTCATGGATACCTTTTACGAGTGCCTGCCCTTCCGCGCCAAGCGCCGCCTGCACTTTCACCGCTTCATGCGCGCCGCCCACCAGCGCCTGCCCCAGCTGCGCGAGCGCGAGGACCCGCTGCGCCTGCTCGCCCGGGAATGGGCGGCGGAGGTGCGGGTGCTCTGCTTCGACGAGTTCTTCGTCAGCGACATCGCCGACGCCATGATCCTCTCCGGCCTCCTGCACGGCCTGTTCGAGGAGGGGGTGACCCTGGTGGCCACCTCCAACGTGCCCCCGGAGGATCTGTACCGCGACGGCCTGCAGCGCGCCCGCTTCCTGCCCGCCATCGAGCTGCTCAAGGCCCATACCCGCGTGCTCAACGTCGACGGCGGCACCGACTACCGGCTGCGCTTCCTGAGCCAGGCAGAGATCTACCACACGCCGGCGGACGCCCCCGCCGAGGCGGCGCTCGCCGAGGACTTCGAGCAGATCTGCCCGGACCGGGAGCACGAGAGGGGGCCGCTCTGGATCGAGGGTCGGCGCATCCCGGTACGGGCCCTCGGCGATGGCGTGGTCTGGTTCGACTTCAGCGCCGTGTGCGAGGGGCCGCGCAGCCAGACGGATTACATCGAGATCGCCCGCCAGTTCCACACCGTGCTGATCTCCGGGGTGCCGGTGTTCGACCGTCGCCGCGAGGACGCGGCGCGACGGTTCATCAGCCTCGTGGACGAGTTCTACGACCGCGGCGTCAAGCTCCTGCTCTCGGCGGATGCCCCCGTGGAGCAGCTCTACCAGGGCAGGCGCCTCGGCTTCGAGTTCGAGCGCACGGCAAGCCGGCTCATCGAGATGCGTGCCCACGACTACCTCGCGGCACCGCACCGGCCTTAG